The Pararge aegeria chromosome 21, ilParAegt1.1, whole genome shotgun sequence genomic sequence GAAgtagggattcgaactcggccccccaaaagtgaagtcgaagctctacccactgggctatgaccGTTTCTCTAAACATAAACGAAACATTTACTTACGTTTAATAGAAAGTCCTCCAAAATTGAATCCCGCTACAGATCCAGAAGAAACTTGGCCAGGTGGGAGATACTGGTTGGAAGTGGCTCCGGAGAAGCCATTCGTTCCTCCGTTGGAACCAAAACCATTGGTACCTTGAGATGCCCTTGAGAAACCATTACCATTTGTACCACGGGCATTTGATCCAAAACCATTGGTGAAAGAGGAGCTATGGCCATTTGATCCAAAGCCATTGGTGCTGTGGCCACTTCCTCCGAACCCATTGCTTCCAGAGTTACCATTGCTCAAGCCATTGCCAGAGTTGAAGCCACTGTTGCCGGAGTTACCAAAACCATTGGAACCCAGTCCATTACTGCCAGAGCTTCCTTGTATATTGTTGTCCGGAGGAAGGTAGGAGCGTTCGAGGTGTTCAAGACGAGCTGCTGAACTGACAGCTATTACAGCGGCGACTAATAactgcaaatataaataataaataataagaaatatactatgacaaacacatcgccatctagccccaacgtaagcatagcttgtgatatgggaactaagatagctaatcaagatatttacgaatataatatacataaatactcttaatatacagataaacacctagacactgaaaaacattcatgttcatcacacaaacattttccagacgGTCAAAGCAAGGTCCTACTGCGCTATTCGGGTGTATATATTTAACGATTTTggaaaaaactatttaatatgaaatattaatgaatgttcgaaaaattatatttgcaaGGGATTCGCTCCTATAAACAGTAATAGTTTTCCATTTGGAGGTGggcacattaaaatattgacaataattatgtgacataaaaaatatatttataggcatttttgaaacgttatATCTAAAGAGATAaatggttaaattaaaaaatctcacTCTCTCGTTGGtaaaattacatgaaaaatttACTAATCGGTGCAATCTAAAAAATCTTTCATACGGCGTTCATCCAACGGGATTCTTTTAAACATACGCACTCAAATTTTacagttaatattatattataaagacgtAAGTGTGTCTTTCTTTAAGTATAAAACCTAACTTTTGAACTAAAGAACTAATATGGATGATAATATGAATTGTTGGAGCTTGCTTTCTGGAGACCGGAGATTAAATAgatttcgaattttaaattatgcattcAAGCctagaatttaaataattattgtaaataattaagctagtaattttattacactttaCTGAATGCACATTTTCACAAACATTGGAATGTAATCTCTTTCAGAAAACCCCTGAGAAAagttattcaaaaattaaaagagtTGCGGCAAAACAATCTttctatagaaatataaatggtatttatttgctcgaacaaatgtttttaatgtaagtcACAACAACTTTCGTTTGTGACAATATATTACCATTTCAATCATATAGTACTGAGTATtacgaatatttattaatattaattaaaaataaggtacccatattataaaaataaatattattatattatttaattcaataattgaTATTGTATTTAAACTATGCTTATGAAATTAAAAGGTTTACCAATTTCATTTTTAGGTCAGTGTATGTACAACCAAAACTGATGCTCGCACAGAACTGTGTGTTCGAGAGACAATTGACCTATTATATACCAGATGATCTGCTCCTAATCCTGAGAATCTCGTACGTGGCCTGACGTAATGGTTTGTGACGAAGGTAATTCATATCCTTGACTAAATTCAGCCTGGGACTTTATACGCATAACTTATCATCTCGATTTTGGATACGATTTCTTAAACGGATATTTTTCTCACATTCGAGGGCTTCTGGAAGAAATTTCTTTAGAGATTGTCATTATGCACGTCCTGcacttttaatgttaatttttaatttttggtactaaataagtaaatacataaataaagatgAGGCATCTAGAAACTGTTCAATGTATATATTAcggaaattaaacttaattttcataagatacCATCTCTATGTTTTTTTAACCCCCGGCGCAAAAACGCGAGTTTGACGTGtcatgtgtatgtgtatgtgtctgtttgtctgtctgtagcaTCTTATTTCTTGAACGGTTATTTTTCTCACATTTGAgggcttctggaagaaatctcttaTAGGCAAGTAGTCATTGTGCACGTCCTGTCCTTTAAATGttgattttattgaattttttggtacgaaataaataaagatgagGCAGTCTATAAactcttaaatatatatagatttagaaTTTAGATATGATATACATGGATAAGTAATTAGTCGACAGTTGTTTCTATGCTCCCGGCCTCAGCTGTCAAAGTATGTATTACATTCAAGGGTAGGCAATTCATAAAATCGCGCACAATTGTAGCATCCGTTTAATTATGAAAGCTGTCTTAGCTGTTATCAGACCTTTGTACGTCGCTGATCTTGGTGAGATCGTGATTTTAAATGTGCTTCGTGATtaggaaaatattattatgcctAGTACTCATGTATTATTTGTAGCAGTACAGCACAGTATTAGTCATTTTTGCACAAACTCCGTTACatcttaaaatgaaaaaaattccACTTCTAAATGGTGAAATGCGTTTAGAAGATTCGTGACCATAATGGGAATGAGTCctacaaaaattacttaaactataaaaaagcttgggtgtgaattgctctaactttatagcttcatatttatttactgtgagatggtgataacataaaaaactggcttagtttgttgcgggctcttcttagaccagggcgcgtttggaaccctcatggcttcagttttaagttaacgaacgccgttatcaccatcacctaacattagcgttaacattttaaatgtatgaacgctttaaaAGTGCCTGTaaaaggtc encodes the following:
- the LOC120633464 gene encoding ATP-dependent RNA helicase glh-2-like; translated protein: MIEMLLVAAVIAVSSAARLEHLERSYLPPDNNIQGSSGSNGLGSNGFGNSGNSGFNSGNGLSNGNSGSNGFGGSGHSTNGFGSNGHSSSFTNGFGSNARGTNGNGFSRASQGTNGFGSNGGTNGFSGATSNQYLPPGQVSSGSVAGFNFGGLSIKPACSSCGPSRFSQQYNQGSASVPSTSYGVPQFGSSHGTNTGSNFGSTSGSTGSQFGGSEPSDSNFGATSPNGNFGSNSFGSQGLQGSFGSQGLQGSFGSRGSLGSQGSFGSQGAGIRQYLPPKPSSQNPPQQPFDEKFGYIY